One genomic region from Equus asinus isolate D_3611 breed Donkey chromosome 10, EquAss-T2T_v2, whole genome shotgun sequence encodes:
- the GOLGA2 gene encoding golgin subfamily A member 2 isoform X10, with amino-acid sequence MALMWPRPYPPCPEMSEETRQMKLAAAKKKLKEYQQKNNLGPFEKKKKKIKNGSSSEITTSDGCHSPEDAPKDRAAAASAPAVDTVSPDGVPSPSASHPHVTSMASVQSHDAENGPSPMDESISLSSTESLRQLSQQLNGLVNESTSYVNGEGLASSANIKNLEKQQNQDILDQLEKEKNEFKQKLAKEQGALREQLQVHIQTIGILVSEKSDLHTALTHTQQAARQKAGELEDLASRLQSSRQRIGELERTLSAVSMQQKQADKYNKDLTKERDALKLELYKNNKNNEDLKQQNSELEEKLLVLLTKKDSMQLEVEELRKKLEMSELLLQQFSSPSEPRDSNQQLQQALEEQAQLQRQVEELKHLLKQLQVERDHYVVNLKEQNAFWQEKMKQMSEKLFELREEKECSMSQVQVLETSLAELRNQIAVPPPQEPPAGPSEVEQRLQAEAEQLQKEVKSLAGQLQAQVQDNESLSRLNQEQELRLLELQRAAESWDEQVEQHKRLLETMEGDRSTISRALTQNRELKSQLAELQDGFVRLTNDNMEITSALHSEQHVKNELAKKVGQLQEKLGDLKETVELKSQEAQSLQQQRDQYASHLQQYVAAYQQVACEKEELHKQVLVQTHIMDRLQHEEIQGKAAAETTRQELQETQERLEAANQQNQQLQAQLSLMAVPGEGDGLDGEEEEEEAPRPKLSMPEYLESQEAMVAFFNSALASAEEEQAQLRGQLKEQKQRCRRLAHLAAPTQHELEKASAPGTRGDSVPGETHQALQVAMDKLQNRFTELMQEKVDLKDRVEELEHRCIQLSGETDTIGEYIALYQNQRAVLKERHREKEAYISRLARDKEEMKVKLLELQELVLRLVNERNEWYGKFVAAAQNPAGEAPAAPSAAQELGAVDSQNTAQDDLHEVSLADNVEPTQGEALLGQATPENLTAQQIMQLLREIQNPQEYPGLGNNPCIPFFYRADENDEVKIMVI; translated from the exons GCGCCCAAAGACCGCGCCGCTGCTGCCTCAGCACCTGCTGTTGACACCGTGTCACCTGATGGTGTCCCTTCCCCCAGTGCTAGTCACCCCCATGTCACTAGCATGGCATCAGTTCAG AGCCATGATGCTGAAAATGGTCCTAGTCCCATGGATGAAAGCAT ATCCCTTTCATCTACTGAGAGCCTGCGCCAGCTTTCTCAGCAGCTCAACGGTCTTGTGAACGAG TCTACATCATACGTCAATGGGGAGGGCCTAGCATCTTCTGCTAATATAAAGAATCTGGAG AAACAGCAGAACCAGGACATTTTGGATCAACTAGAGAAA GAGAAGAACGAATTTAAGCAAAAGCTTGCAAAGGAGCAAGGAGCTCTAAGAGAGCAGCTGCAG GTTCACATTCAGACCATAGGGATTCTAGTGTCTGAGAAGTCAGATTTACATACCGCCCTGACTCATACTCAACAAGCAGCGAGACAGAAAGCAG GAGAGTTGGAGGATCTTGCTAGTCGTCTGCAGTCTTCCCGGCAGCGTATAGGGGAGCTAGAGCGgacactatctgctgtgtccatgcAGCAGAAACAGGCCGACAAG TACAACAAGGATTTAACCAAAGAGCGAGATGCCCTCAAGCTGGAGTTATACAAGAACAA CAAAAACAATGAGGACCTGAAGCAGCAGAACTCAGAATTGGAGGAGAAGCTTCTGGTCTTGTTGACAAAGAAGGACTCCATGCAGCTCGAGGTGGAGGAGCTCCGCAAGAAGCTGGAGATGTCAGAGCTCCTACTGCAACAA TTTTCTAGTCCATCTGAACCCCGTGATAGCAACCAGCAGTTACAGCAGGCCCTGGAAGAGCAGGCACAGCTGCAGAGACAAGTGGAGGAG CTGAAGCATTTGCTAAAGCAACTGCAAGTGGAGAGAGACCACTATGTGGTGAATCTGAAAGAACAGAATGCCTTTTGGCAGGAGAAGATGAAGCAGATGTCAGAGAAG CTATTCGAgttgagggaggagaaggagtgCAGCATGAGTCAGGTGCAGGTGCTGGAGACCAGCTTGGCCGAACTGAGGAACCAGATAG CTGTTCCCCCACCCCAGGAGCCCCCAGCAGGGCCATCTGAGGTGGAACAGCGGCTACAGGCAGAAGCTGAACAGCTTCAGAAGGAAGTGAAGAGCCTGGCAGGGCAGCTGCAGGCCCAAGTCCAGGACAACGAAAGCTTGAGTCGCCTGAATCAGGAGCAGGAGCTGCGGCTGCTGGAGCTGCAACGGGCGGCTGAGTCATGGGACGAGCAGGTGGAGCAGCATAAGCGGCTTCTGGAGACCATGGAGGGCGACCGCAGCACCATCAGCCGCGCTCTCACCCAGAACCGCGAGCTCAAGTCGCAGCTGGCCGAGCTGCAGGATGGCTTCGTCAGGCTG ACCAATGATAATATGGAGATTACCAGTGCGCTGCACTCAGAGCAGCATGTCAAGAACGAGCTGGCCAAGAAGGTGGGCCAGCTACAGGAGAAGCTGGGAGACCTGAAGGAGACG GTGGAACTGAAGAGCCAGGAGGCTCAGAGTCTGCAGCAGCAGCGAGACCAGTACGCGAGCCACCTGCAGCAGTATGTGGCCGCCTATCAGCAGGTGGCCTGTGAGAAGGAGGAGCTCCACAAGCAGGTCCTGGTGCAGACCCACATCATGGACCGGCTGCAGCACGAGGAAATTCAGGGCAAGGCGGCGGCCGAGACCACCCGCCAAGAGTTGCAGGAGACCCAG GAGCGCCTAGAAGCTGCTAACCAGCAGAACCAGCAGCTACAGGCCCAGCTGAGCCTCATGGCTGTGCCTGGGGAAG GAGATGGACTGGATGgcgaagaggaggaggaggaggctccCCGGCCGAAGCTGAGCATGCCGGAGTACCTAGAGAGCCAAGAGGCCATG GTGGCATTTTTTAACTCGGCCTTAGCCAGTGCTGAGGAAGAGCAGGCACAGCTGCGCGGGCAGCTGAAGGAGCAAAAGCAGCGCTGCCGGCGCCTGGCTCACCTGGCGGCCCCAACCCAGCATGAGCTGGAGAAGGCCTCAGCCCCTGGGACCAGGGGCGACAGTGTGCCTGGGGAGACCCACCAGGCCCTTCAGGTGGCCATGGACAAGTTGCAG AACCGCTTTACAGAGCTGATGCAAGAGAAAGTGGATCTGAAGGATCGCGTGGAGGAGCTGGAGCATCGCTGTATCCAGCTGTCTGGAGAGACAGACACCATTG GAGAATACATTGCCCTCTACCAGAATCAGAGGGCAGTGCTGAAGGAGCGGCACCGGGAGAAGGAGGCGTACATTAGCCGGCTGGCTCGGGACAAGGAGGAAATGAAG GTGAAGCTGCTGGAGCTACAGGAGCTGGTGTTACGCTTGGTGAATGAGCGTAATGAATGGTATGGCAAGTTTGTGGCAGCCGCCCAGAACCCTGCTGGTGAGGCCCCTGCAGCACCCTCAGCTGCCCAGGAGCTTGGCGCTGTCGACAGCCAAAATACTGCTCAGGATG ATCTCCACGAGGTGAGCCTCGCCGACAATGTGGAGCCTACCCAGGGAGAGGCCCTGCTGGGCCAGGCTACCCCTGAGAACCTCACTGCGCAGCAGATCATGCAGCTGCTGCGTGAAATTCAGAATCCCCAGGAGTACCCAGGCTTGGGCAACAACCCCTGCATCCCCTTCTTCTACCGGGCCGATGAAAACGACGAAGTGAAGATCATGGTGATCTGA
- the GOLGA2 gene encoding golgin subfamily A member 2 isoform X9 produces the protein MALMWPRPYPPCPEMSEETRQMKLAAAKKKLKEYQQKNNLGPFEKKKKKIKNGSSSEITTSDGCHSPEDIQDILKVLVSDLNRSNGVALPSLDNWKAPKDRAAAASAPAVDTVSPDGVPSPSASHPHVTSMASVQSHDAENGPSPMDESISLSSTESLRQLSQQLNGLVNESTSYVNGEGLASSANIKNLEKQQNQDILDQLEKEKNEFKQKLAKEQGALREQLQVHIQTIGILVSEKSDLHTALTHTQQAARQKAGELEDLASRLQSSRQRIGELERTLSAVSMQQKQADKYNKDLTKERDALKLELYKNNKNNEDLKQQNSELEEKLLVLLTKKDSMQLEVEELRKKLEMSELLLQQFSSPSEPRDSNQQLQQALEEQAQLQRQVEELKHLLKQLQVERDHYVVNLKEQNAFWQEKMKQMSEKLFELREEKECSMSQVQVLETSLAELRNQIAVPPPQEPPAGPSEVEQRLQAEAEQLQKEVKSLAGQLQAQVQDNESLSRLNQEQELRLLELQRAAESWDEQVEQHKRLLETMEGDRSTISRALTQNRELKSQLAELQDGFVRLTNDNMEITSALHSEQHVKNELAKKVGQLQEKLGDLKETVELKSQEAQSLQQQRDQYASHLQQYVAAYQQVACEKEELHKQVLVQTHIMDRLQHEEIQGKAAAETTRQELQETQERLEAANQQNQQLQAQLSLMAVPGEGDGLDGEEEEEEAPRPKLSMPEYLESQEAMVAFFNSALASAEEEQAQLRGQLKEQKQRCRRLAHLAAPTQHELEKASAPGTRGDSVPGETHQALQVAMDKLQNRFTELMQEKVDLKDRVEELEHRCIQLSGETDTIGEYIALYQNQRAVLKERHREKEAYISRLARDKEEMKVKLLELQELVLRLVNERNEWYGKFVAAAQNPAGEAPAAPSAAQELGAVDSQNTAQDDLHEVSLADNVEPTQGEALLGQATPENLTAQQIMQLLREIQNPQEYPGLGNNPCIPFFYRADENDEVKIMVI, from the exons GCGCCCAAAGACCGCGCCGCTGCTGCCTCAGCACCTGCTGTTGACACCGTGTCACCTGATGGTGTCCCTTCCCCCAGTGCTAGTCACCCCCATGTCACTAGCATGGCATCAGTTCAG AGCCATGATGCTGAAAATGGTCCTAGTCCCATGGATGAAAGCAT ATCCCTTTCATCTACTGAGAGCCTGCGCCAGCTTTCTCAGCAGCTCAACGGTCTTGTGAACGAG TCTACATCATACGTCAATGGGGAGGGCCTAGCATCTTCTGCTAATATAAAGAATCTGGAG AAACAGCAGAACCAGGACATTTTGGATCAACTAGAGAAA GAGAAGAACGAATTTAAGCAAAAGCTTGCAAAGGAGCAAGGAGCTCTAAGAGAGCAGCTGCAG GTTCACATTCAGACCATAGGGATTCTAGTGTCTGAGAAGTCAGATTTACATACCGCCCTGACTCATACTCAACAAGCAGCGAGACAGAAAGCAG GAGAGTTGGAGGATCTTGCTAGTCGTCTGCAGTCTTCCCGGCAGCGTATAGGGGAGCTAGAGCGgacactatctgctgtgtccatgcAGCAGAAACAGGCCGACAAG TACAACAAGGATTTAACCAAAGAGCGAGATGCCCTCAAGCTGGAGTTATACAAGAACAA CAAAAACAATGAGGACCTGAAGCAGCAGAACTCAGAATTGGAGGAGAAGCTTCTGGTCTTGTTGACAAAGAAGGACTCCATGCAGCTCGAGGTGGAGGAGCTCCGCAAGAAGCTGGAGATGTCAGAGCTCCTACTGCAACAA TTTTCTAGTCCATCTGAACCCCGTGATAGCAACCAGCAGTTACAGCAGGCCCTGGAAGAGCAGGCACAGCTGCAGAGACAAGTGGAGGAG CTGAAGCATTTGCTAAAGCAACTGCAAGTGGAGAGAGACCACTATGTGGTGAATCTGAAAGAACAGAATGCCTTTTGGCAGGAGAAGATGAAGCAGATGTCAGAGAAG CTATTCGAgttgagggaggagaaggagtgCAGCATGAGTCAGGTGCAGGTGCTGGAGACCAGCTTGGCCGAACTGAGGAACCAGATAG CTGTTCCCCCACCCCAGGAGCCCCCAGCAGGGCCATCTGAGGTGGAACAGCGGCTACAGGCAGAAGCTGAACAGCTTCAGAAGGAAGTGAAGAGCCTGGCAGGGCAGCTGCAGGCCCAAGTCCAGGACAACGAAAGCTTGAGTCGCCTGAATCAGGAGCAGGAGCTGCGGCTGCTGGAGCTGCAACGGGCGGCTGAGTCATGGGACGAGCAGGTGGAGCAGCATAAGCGGCTTCTGGAGACCATGGAGGGCGACCGCAGCACCATCAGCCGCGCTCTCACCCAGAACCGCGAGCTCAAGTCGCAGCTGGCCGAGCTGCAGGATGGCTTCGTCAGGCTG ACCAATGATAATATGGAGATTACCAGTGCGCTGCACTCAGAGCAGCATGTCAAGAACGAGCTGGCCAAGAAGGTGGGCCAGCTACAGGAGAAGCTGGGAGACCTGAAGGAGACG GTGGAACTGAAGAGCCAGGAGGCTCAGAGTCTGCAGCAGCAGCGAGACCAGTACGCGAGCCACCTGCAGCAGTATGTGGCCGCCTATCAGCAGGTGGCCTGTGAGAAGGAGGAGCTCCACAAGCAGGTCCTGGTGCAGACCCACATCATGGACCGGCTGCAGCACGAGGAAATTCAGGGCAAGGCGGCGGCCGAGACCACCCGCCAAGAGTTGCAGGAGACCCAG GAGCGCCTAGAAGCTGCTAACCAGCAGAACCAGCAGCTACAGGCCCAGCTGAGCCTCATGGCTGTGCCTGGGGAAG GAGATGGACTGGATGgcgaagaggaggaggaggaggctccCCGGCCGAAGCTGAGCATGCCGGAGTACCTAGAGAGCCAAGAGGCCATG GTGGCATTTTTTAACTCGGCCTTAGCCAGTGCTGAGGAAGAGCAGGCACAGCTGCGCGGGCAGCTGAAGGAGCAAAAGCAGCGCTGCCGGCGCCTGGCTCACCTGGCGGCCCCAACCCAGCATGAGCTGGAGAAGGCCTCAGCCCCTGGGACCAGGGGCGACAGTGTGCCTGGGGAGACCCACCAGGCCCTTCAGGTGGCCATGGACAAGTTGCAG AACCGCTTTACAGAGCTGATGCAAGAGAAAGTGGATCTGAAGGATCGCGTGGAGGAGCTGGAGCATCGCTGTATCCAGCTGTCTGGAGAGACAGACACCATTG GAGAATACATTGCCCTCTACCAGAATCAGAGGGCAGTGCTGAAGGAGCGGCACCGGGAGAAGGAGGCGTACATTAGCCGGCTGGCTCGGGACAAGGAGGAAATGAAG GTGAAGCTGCTGGAGCTACAGGAGCTGGTGTTACGCTTGGTGAATGAGCGTAATGAATGGTATGGCAAGTTTGTGGCAGCCGCCCAGAACCCTGCTGGTGAGGCCCCTGCAGCACCCTCAGCTGCCCAGGAGCTTGGCGCTGTCGACAGCCAAAATACTGCTCAGGATG ATCTCCACGAGGTGAGCCTCGCCGACAATGTGGAGCCTACCCAGGGAGAGGCCCTGCTGGGCCAGGCTACCCCTGAGAACCTCACTGCGCAGCAGATCATGCAGCTGCTGCGTGAAATTCAGAATCCCCAGGAGTACCCAGGCTTGGGCAACAACCCCTGCATCCCCTTCTTCTACCGGGCCGATGAAAACGACGAAGTGAAGATCATGGTGATCTGA
- the GOLGA2 gene encoding golgin subfamily A member 2 isoform X4, whose amino-acid sequence MALMWPRPYPPCPEMSEETRQMKLAAAKKKLKEYQQKNNLGPFEKKKKKIKNGSSSEITTSDGCHSPEDIQDILKVLVSDLNRSNGVALPSLDNWKAPKDRAAAASAPAVDTVSPDGVPSPSASHPHVTSMASVQSHDAENGPSPMDESISLSSTESLRQLSQQLNGLVNESTSYVNGEGLASSANIKNLESRYQELSVALDSSNLTNKQLSSKIEELKQQNQDILDQLEKEKNEFKQKLAKEQGALREQLQVHIQTIGILVSEKSDLHTALTHTQQAARQKAGELEDLASRLQSSRQRIGELERTLSAVSMQQKQADKYNKDLTKERDALKLELYKNNKNNEDLKQQNSELEEKLLVLLTKKDSMQLEVEELRKKLEMSELLLQQFSSPSEPRDSNQQLQQALEEQAQLQRQVEELKHLLKQLQVERDHYVVNLKEQNAFWQEKMKQMSEKLFELREEKECSMSQVQVLETSLAELRNQIAVPPPQEPPAGPSEVEQRLQAEAEQLQKEVKSLAGQLQAQVQDNESLSRLNQEQELRLLELQRAAESWDEQVEQHKRLLETMEGDRSTISRALTQNRELKSQLAELQDGFVRLTNDNMEITSALHSEQHVKNELAKKVGQLQEKLGDLKETVELKSQEAQSLQQQRDQYASHLQQYVAAYQQVACEKEELHKQVLVQTHIMDRLQHEEIQGKAAAETTRQELQETQERLEAANQQNQQLQAQLSLMAVPGEGDGLDGEEEEEEAPRPKLSMPEYLESQEAMVAFFNSALASAEEEQAQLRGQLKEQKQRCRRLAHLAAPTQHELEKASAPGTRGDSVPGETHQALQVAMDKLQNRFTELMQEKVDLKDRVEELEHRCIQLSGETDTIGEYIALYQNQRAVLKERHREKEAYISRLARDKEEMKVKLLELQELVLRLVNERNEWYGKFVAAAQNPAGEAPAAPSAAQELGAVDSQNTAQDDLHEVSLADNVEPTQGEALLGQATPENLTAQQIMQLLREIQNPQEYPGLGNNPCIPFFYRADENDEVKIMVI is encoded by the exons GCGCCCAAAGACCGCGCCGCTGCTGCCTCAGCACCTGCTGTTGACACCGTGTCACCTGATGGTGTCCCTTCCCCCAGTGCTAGTCACCCCCATGTCACTAGCATGGCATCAGTTCAG AGCCATGATGCTGAAAATGGTCCTAGTCCCATGGATGAAAGCAT ATCCCTTTCATCTACTGAGAGCCTGCGCCAGCTTTCTCAGCAGCTCAACGGTCTTGTGAACGAG TCTACATCATACGTCAATGGGGAGGGCCTAGCATCTTCTGCTAATATAAAGAATCTGGAG AGCCGGTACCAAGAGCTATCAGTAGCCCTGGACTCCAGCAAtctaacaaacaaacaactcagtAGCAAGATAGAGGAATTG AAACAGCAGAACCAGGACATTTTGGATCAACTAGAGAAA GAGAAGAACGAATTTAAGCAAAAGCTTGCAAAGGAGCAAGGAGCTCTAAGAGAGCAGCTGCAG GTTCACATTCAGACCATAGGGATTCTAGTGTCTGAGAAGTCAGATTTACATACCGCCCTGACTCATACTCAACAAGCAGCGAGACAGAAAGCAG GAGAGTTGGAGGATCTTGCTAGTCGTCTGCAGTCTTCCCGGCAGCGTATAGGGGAGCTAGAGCGgacactatctgctgtgtccatgcAGCAGAAACAGGCCGACAAG TACAACAAGGATTTAACCAAAGAGCGAGATGCCCTCAAGCTGGAGTTATACAAGAACAA CAAAAACAATGAGGACCTGAAGCAGCAGAACTCAGAATTGGAGGAGAAGCTTCTGGTCTTGTTGACAAAGAAGGACTCCATGCAGCTCGAGGTGGAGGAGCTCCGCAAGAAGCTGGAGATGTCAGAGCTCCTACTGCAACAA TTTTCTAGTCCATCTGAACCCCGTGATAGCAACCAGCAGTTACAGCAGGCCCTGGAAGAGCAGGCACAGCTGCAGAGACAAGTGGAGGAG CTGAAGCATTTGCTAAAGCAACTGCAAGTGGAGAGAGACCACTATGTGGTGAATCTGAAAGAACAGAATGCCTTTTGGCAGGAGAAGATGAAGCAGATGTCAGAGAAG CTATTCGAgttgagggaggagaaggagtgCAGCATGAGTCAGGTGCAGGTGCTGGAGACCAGCTTGGCCGAACTGAGGAACCAGATAG CTGTTCCCCCACCCCAGGAGCCCCCAGCAGGGCCATCTGAGGTGGAACAGCGGCTACAGGCAGAAGCTGAACAGCTTCAGAAGGAAGTGAAGAGCCTGGCAGGGCAGCTGCAGGCCCAAGTCCAGGACAACGAAAGCTTGAGTCGCCTGAATCAGGAGCAGGAGCTGCGGCTGCTGGAGCTGCAACGGGCGGCTGAGTCATGGGACGAGCAGGTGGAGCAGCATAAGCGGCTTCTGGAGACCATGGAGGGCGACCGCAGCACCATCAGCCGCGCTCTCACCCAGAACCGCGAGCTCAAGTCGCAGCTGGCCGAGCTGCAGGATGGCTTCGTCAGGCTG ACCAATGATAATATGGAGATTACCAGTGCGCTGCACTCAGAGCAGCATGTCAAGAACGAGCTGGCCAAGAAGGTGGGCCAGCTACAGGAGAAGCTGGGAGACCTGAAGGAGACG GTGGAACTGAAGAGCCAGGAGGCTCAGAGTCTGCAGCAGCAGCGAGACCAGTACGCGAGCCACCTGCAGCAGTATGTGGCCGCCTATCAGCAGGTGGCCTGTGAGAAGGAGGAGCTCCACAAGCAGGTCCTGGTGCAGACCCACATCATGGACCGGCTGCAGCACGAGGAAATTCAGGGCAAGGCGGCGGCCGAGACCACCCGCCAAGAGTTGCAGGAGACCCAG GAGCGCCTAGAAGCTGCTAACCAGCAGAACCAGCAGCTACAGGCCCAGCTGAGCCTCATGGCTGTGCCTGGGGAAG GAGATGGACTGGATGgcgaagaggaggaggaggaggctccCCGGCCGAAGCTGAGCATGCCGGAGTACCTAGAGAGCCAAGAGGCCATG GTGGCATTTTTTAACTCGGCCTTAGCCAGTGCTGAGGAAGAGCAGGCACAGCTGCGCGGGCAGCTGAAGGAGCAAAAGCAGCGCTGCCGGCGCCTGGCTCACCTGGCGGCCCCAACCCAGCATGAGCTGGAGAAGGCCTCAGCCCCTGGGACCAGGGGCGACAGTGTGCCTGGGGAGACCCACCAGGCCCTTCAGGTGGCCATGGACAAGTTGCAG AACCGCTTTACAGAGCTGATGCAAGAGAAAGTGGATCTGAAGGATCGCGTGGAGGAGCTGGAGCATCGCTGTATCCAGCTGTCTGGAGAGACAGACACCATTG GAGAATACATTGCCCTCTACCAGAATCAGAGGGCAGTGCTGAAGGAGCGGCACCGGGAGAAGGAGGCGTACATTAGCCGGCTGGCTCGGGACAAGGAGGAAATGAAG GTGAAGCTGCTGGAGCTACAGGAGCTGGTGTTACGCTTGGTGAATGAGCGTAATGAATGGTATGGCAAGTTTGTGGCAGCCGCCCAGAACCCTGCTGGTGAGGCCCCTGCAGCACCCTCAGCTGCCCAGGAGCTTGGCGCTGTCGACAGCCAAAATACTGCTCAGGATG ATCTCCACGAGGTGAGCCTCGCCGACAATGTGGAGCCTACCCAGGGAGAGGCCCTGCTGGGCCAGGCTACCCCTGAGAACCTCACTGCGCAGCAGATCATGCAGCTGCTGCGTGAAATTCAGAATCCCCAGGAGTACCCAGGCTTGGGCAACAACCCCTGCATCCCCTTCTTCTACCGGGCCGATGAAAACGACGAAGTGAAGATCATGGTGATCTGA